In Methylacidiphilum infernorum V4, a single window of DNA contains:
- a CDS encoding TrbI/VirB10 family protein translates to MKRLFKNKIILLLLFLSFGVFVYYLNPFILLSKMMSAVVGSARISYFKDRISTLDLRKQPTKKPTVDKNGVVVQKEDKSSLKAVVPKEVALSKERISEPSLPPAQVKAPPQYKEKETLGFLEQPPPDRTAPVPRGIVDQKALAKDSQSGDQPIIIKWAKKRYLFRNLSLSATETAGTEDKGGSEGPLANIDVNSFAPQGEMIEAALVNSAFSSNTDVDVVGAVWLPFYFQGNLLLEPGDRLIGTSGGGSALRDRMMVHIDKIIFKDGRSLPIQGVALHTDGTEGIKGYRVSEYGKQLLGPILAAMGQAFLYAMEYQSFNYYMSPYGLTPWGLYGQPAYNGAKQALMLGGMYAGTNAMQQVMNILAQDIDQYKPYVFVPAGTRFRVFLKSYMDISKADYGR, encoded by the coding sequence ATGAAGAGATTGTTTAAAAACAAAATCATCCTTCTTCTTTTGTTTCTCTCCTTTGGAGTATTCGTGTATTACCTCAATCCCTTTATTCTCCTTTCAAAAATGATGAGTGCGGTTGTCGGCAGTGCAAGAATTTCCTATTTTAAGGATCGGATCTCTACGCTCGATTTGAGAAAGCAACCGACCAAAAAGCCGACTGTTGATAAAAATGGGGTTGTTGTTCAAAAAGAGGACAAATCTTCCCTCAAAGCCGTCGTTCCCAAGGAAGTTGCCCTGTCCAAAGAAAGGATTTCGGAACCTTCTCTTCCTCCGGCACAAGTGAAAGCCCCTCCTCAATACAAGGAAAAAGAAACCCTCGGTTTCCTTGAACAACCCCCTCCCGATAGAACCGCTCCTGTTCCTAGGGGAATAGTGGACCAGAAAGCCTTGGCAAAAGACTCCCAGTCCGGTGATCAACCGATCATCATAAAATGGGCAAAAAAGAGGTACCTGTTTCGCAACCTTTCCCTTTCGGCCACCGAAACGGCCGGGACAGAAGATAAAGGGGGCTCGGAAGGTCCACTGGCTAATATCGATGTAAATTCTTTTGCACCACAAGGAGAGATGATCGAAGCGGCCTTGGTCAATTCCGCTTTTAGCTCAAATACCGATGTGGACGTGGTTGGGGCGGTATGGCTACCCTTTTATTTTCAAGGAAATCTCTTGCTTGAACCTGGAGATCGGTTGATTGGAACCTCTGGGGGAGGTTCGGCCCTTAGAGATAGGATGATGGTTCACATCGATAAAATTATTTTTAAAGACGGCCGTTCCTTGCCGATTCAAGGCGTAGCCCTCCATACCGATGGGACGGAGGGAATTAAAGGTTATAGGGTTAGCGAATATGGGAAGCAACTTTTGGGCCCAATATTGGCAGCAATGGGACAGGCCTTCCTTTATGCAATGGAATACCAATCCTTTAACTATTACATGTCTCCCTATGGATTAACGCCCTGGGGACTTTACGGACAGCCCGCTTATAATGGCGCCAAGCAAGCCCTTATGTTGGGGGGGATGTATGCAGGGACCAATGCGATGCAACAAGTCATGAATATTCTAGCTCAAGATATCGACCAGTATAAACCTTATGTGTTTGTCCCGGCGGGAACGAGATTCAGGGTTTTTTTGAAAAGCTATATGGATATTTCAAAAGCCGATTATGGAAGATAA